The DNA window TCAGTTCttcaggataaaaaaaaagtttcaggcGGAATGCTGACTCCACTCTTCTTGCTCACTTTAGTGAGCCTCACCATGGGGTATGTGTATAAAATGCCTCTTGTAAGAGTAGAACCACAAAGAATCCAAATGATGCGCGAGGGGAAATGGGCAATGGCTCTAGAACAGATGAATGCTGAAAGATTGATGAGAAAAGCATCCGCTGGAGCTGTGTACAACCAGAGTGTAAGTGTTTGCATCAACAATCCTCCACTAAAAATTACGCTATAAAAAatctgattttcttttattttgatctTCCAAGAAAAGTCCCAAATTCGGAATACATTTACCAAACTCAATTTGTGCATTTTGCAGCAATATTTTGCTTGACTATGACACTGGATCATGCAATTTATATGCCATAATTTGCCACGCAAATAGTTTGGTTATGATAGCGTTATGAACTACGAGAAATATAATCATGTTTATCTTAGCAGGCTTCCAAAACTCTTTTCGCCGAGCAATTTCATGTAGTCAATTAATTGACAATATGTGACTGCGTATAAGTTCTGTGCATGGTCCTCTTCTGAGAAGAGAGATTCTAAGAACTGAGAGGAGCAAACCATGACATGTCGTGCAAAAAACTTATGAAGAAGAGTTTAATGTTACTAAGCTTTCTTATTCACTatgataaaaatatttttgattcgTAATAAAACATGTTGAAGTCTGAACTAAGCGAAATGTACATAGACAGCGAGTTCAGAACCGAGTGTAATTAATCTGGAGATTAAGTGATCCTGTGATCCTCTACTCCCGTTGTTCAaagatttgctcgagcggcaCCAGTAGtgcttccatttgtcccgatcagGCGCAAGTATTGCCCAGTGGCATCTATTCTCGCGAGGGACTCGAAGggcatcgtatttttctttgaaggacttcgtaaagaCGTCTGATCATCGGGTTGGCGGTTTTCCTGCGGTccgtttgatgtcgcgtggtatccacTCGCTTACGGCTCTGCTCCAatgattgtcgttgaaacgcatcgcCTGACCGGCCCACCCAGTTCTCCTTTCCCTGGCATAAccggcagcgtctctgatcttggATCagtgacgtaggagagaacttcgaatccctccCTTCACTTGCGTGGTGCGAGTTACTCCCAGCATCATCCTTCCAATTCCGCGCTCTATGgtgctgatcgcattttcctcctgtttccgaAATGCCCATGTTTCTGAAGGATATGTTAAAGCAGGAAATACGTGGTGTTGAAGATCTGGTCTTTTTTACTACATCTTTTTCACTACTCTCTGCTCAGCTCGGAGGTCAAGTCGTTCAGTATGTTGATTTCccgatttcgtgatatgcatagctggagcattcggatatattcgttctGTTGAGCGTGCGTAGGGCATCAGAATCCCATCGGTTACGCGTGAACATCCTCATCTCGTCCGGGTTCAGCTGAAGAGCGATCCTTTTatacgtttcatcaaattcggccagcatccgTAACGCttgattgatgcttgatgttataaAAACTTCTTCATCAGTGAGATGAAGAAGGTGTAAATGCCGGCcttcaactttcactcccatgttatTTCATTCCAATCTTAGCGTCGCCTTCTCGATAGTAACACTGAATGTATTAGGTGAGATGGTGTCACCCTGACGTCATCCCTCCACGTCGATTGTGACAttattgtagaatggcgaaattttggtcgtgaagttgctatacaactcacgaagtatcttTCTGTAATGAGTAGGGACACCATGGTTTCCCAAGTCTTTCATATCCGCTTCTGCCTCAACTGGATCGAAGccctttttttcaagtcaaTAAAGGTGAGACATAGcagcatcttgtactctcgcggtACTTCGATAAGTTTCGAAGCAGTGCAAATGTGGTCTAATCATTTGTTGTCCTGAGTCCCTTAAAAACCTGTATGCTCGCATGGGTCTTCTCAACATGTGCACacggctgacgcgctccaatcgaactcgttgtagaaaatagcgcgccggaacgcatcttccgggccgtttttttacggcaattaggaagaaatggacgaaatcatccccctctcattaatctacgatcccgtatgctccaccacgaatactccacctcagattcgtaaagtgatgcctttaattaacaAATTTGGCAGTCAAGATACGAAGTGCTGGTGTTATGCACCAAATGCATAAAATTTCAATGTACTTctacaacaaagaaaagtaACGTTCACCAATCTATTGATTTTGGCACAAATATATGAATGGTTGTCAAGAAACTTGGTAAGTAATGAATAGTGTGTGATATACTGGCTGATATGTGATGTACCCGCTAcggcgatcgatcggaggttcgaattcgccatagtgctcaccaagcctttcttccctccgtagacaataaattggtactagccTTGTCTGGGGGagagaaaacactgacttgctACACCGGCTAGACCCCGCAagtaattgtataggccagttcgtaaacatcaaatgattctgaattgaagtgaatgtggtggcACTTCTcaattgattaacgtcagacactttatcctcttaTCGTTTGAGTAGTGAATAGCAGGTAGTAAGTAGAGAACAGTCCTAGCACCATGGAAAGAATAATAACGGTCCTTACACAAAATTACCCTTGCTAAAAACAATTCCAAATTGAAGATTGGAAACCCTTGTGCAACCGTTGTCTTTCGGATCAAATCTATAAAACTTATTCAGTAATATGTGAGTAGTAAGTAAGAGTGCAAACATGCTGAGAATACGTGCAAAGTGCCCAAAAACATTTGCTCTAAATTTTAGGTTGGACCGACCTGAGCTAAGAGGAACTTCACGTTCTATCGACAATAGCGAAGGCGTTTGTTCGTTTCCGTCTTACTGTTGCTTCAACGCTTAACAGGGAAATTCTGCCAAACTAAAGAGTAGCCTTGATCTTACGCCAGTGGACAGATACACATTCTTCACGTAATAAGCAATCGAGAGACAAAGTCGAGCAGTGGAGCAGTGGATATGCATTATTTTCCATGAAGACGAACAATTATCTACAAAGTCAGCTTCAGcgagttatagtcgggtcagaacgacatgaatcacgagtgtagttgcggtgcatatgcgtacgcactcgaaacggcgcgatggtgtcagcagttggaaccgaggtgggaccgtcgcgaactgcagcgatgggtgatgccagcaaaggtttcacctCCTAGCCGCTAACTGCAAAATTGATCAATGCTTTGAAGTTGCCCTGAAGCAGTTGAAGTTGAAGCACCTACAGAATCACCGTAGTTGTTGTTGGAAACGTTTCATAATTAAGAACACGGATGCCTGATTCATGGCGAACAAAGCAAATCAATCTCTGAGTCACTCcgaaatttcttctaaatttcgGTGATCGTAAATCTTATATTACTCCTGAGATAAGTCAAGCTAGCATGTAGCactaataaaaatgagaaagaaagaatcttttgaaaaattgaagaattttaagattttaaaacTTCTTAAAATTTAAGATTTTAGAGAATTTTCATTGACATTAGTAGAAAGGATAAGGAGTCATAATCGCAAACATGCTTTAGTTAACGGGTTATCATGATGTGGAATACATTGGAAACATAACTATCGGAACACCAGAGAAGATATTTCAAGTGGGTCGACCAACTTCAGACTAAATACATAGCTCATCTATATGTACAAGATTCAAAACCGCATTACTTCAGGTACTGCTCGAGACCGGCACCGCAGATTTTTGGGTACCAGACGCGTCTTGCGCTCCGCCTCCCAGGATTAAAGGCTGCGACGAATCTGAATGTGACGCTGGCGGTAGGTCAACTTTAGCGAAATGGTATAACTGAATAAAGCAGCTCGAGTGTGACCGTGTAGATTCTATAATGAATCACAACCTAACTTTCAGAATATGAGTCTCTTTCATTTTAGCAACATGCAAAATCTTCTGCCCTAAAGTGGAGCTATGTTGCGGTGGACCTGGAGGGATGCTGGCAGAAAGGAAATACACATGCACTGGAAAAAATGTCTACGATCCAACGAAGTCCGCAACATACGTCAAGATGGAGGGAAGCTGGTTGTTTGAAGTAAGTTGTATACCAGAACAATGTTTCTCCCACATTGATACAATAGGAAGGCTTTTTTGAATGCAACTTATTGCGAACAGAATTTTAGTATAACAATGGTTTTGTACAAGGACTTTATGCGAATGATACTGTACGATTTGGTACTGAAGGTGAGCATCGACTAACAGTTCCAGGAACTGGGTTTGGCAGAGCCGTTCGAATATCCAAATATTTGATGAATGTGAGTGTTTCCTTGTTTCCATCGTATCTTATTATGGACGCCTGATATGTGCATAATAAGGGTCGTGTGCCTTTGCCTTCGTTCTAGTGCTACTATATTTGAATGATGTGCGGAGGAGCTGTTTAAAAAGTGAGGAACTTTTAGCTGGACATGGGAAAATTTTAATCGTGATCTGGAGCTAAATACGCAACAAAATACACCTCTAGCTAATGAATTGCCAGTTTGTGTTATGAAGAGGTTCCCAACTGTGCAGATCTAAGCAACTGTAACAGGAATTAGCTACAGGTGCACTCATACTCTCATCATTTTACTCCAGGAAAACAATGATTTTTCAGGTTAGGAAGGAAGTGAAGGGATTACTTTTTGCcagtatagtcggatcaaaacgctGAAGCTCGGTGCTGTTGCGAAAGCAGTTCCGCTCGATGCTGCTCAGGTGGTGACCACTTGGAATCTGAGTGGGACCATTCCTAGTTCTACTTGTCGGTGTATTCCGAGTTACCAGTAGTCGTCAGTTCAACCGCATCGCTTctagcgtagccgcttacgaaACTGTACCGAACGTAAGATCGTTTTGACAAGACTATACCACTACCGCATATCAGATTTTACTAATAGCATCGAATTATTTTCCAGAAGTAGCTAAGAACTGAGAACATGCTAAGAAAAAGTCCTCCCCAACATTCTTTTGCAATACAAACTGCTGATGTCAAACGACAGAAATATACTGAAGAAGTGTTTGGGAATTTTCGTCCCATTTTACAagctttattttacttcttctgAATAACAGTTTTCCCTACAGATTGAACACTGCTACTacaggaaaaggaaaatttaagAGAATTTGGAAGAGTGGCTCAGTTATTCACTCTATCTCAGCTAGTTTTGTATCTGTGGATCTGTGATTATAGGCTTCAAAAAACTCACGAGCGACAGCAGAACCGTGTTGTTGATACGCATAAGGACATGCCTGTTGCAAAGACGTCTTTAAAAGGTTTTCCAATGAATCAATGAATGTCGAAAACAATTTTGTCCTCGAAGTTTGGGCAAAATGCAGAAGTATGGTGTTCCTGAAAAATGTTCTGATGTTTCTGAAATAGTAAACGCACCAGTGAAAGTTTACTGGATCCTTCGACGACGACGAATATCTACGATGGTTAGGATAGTCAGAGACAAATGATTTTCTCCGTCTTCCATGAAAGAACTGTTACATATGTAGTCTGATTCAAAGGATTCCGAAAAGCACCCTACGTACTTTCGATTCATACTTAATCGGGAATTTTGAGTGAAAGGAAGTGCTGGCGTTTTGTGGAGTTGCTGACCACGTAGCTTACGACTATAATGTTATATGCAGCAGTCAGAATCCGTTGAAAGTGCCCTCACTCTCGTTGATTCTATTCCTTAAATTTGGGGAGACTAGCGCTTCGGGAAGTTGCTTGCTACTCACAAAGAGTACCGTGCAATCGAAATAACGATAGAATATGCAACTAAGCCGGCAGGAcgacattttattttaacagTGCCCCAGACATGGAAAATTGAAGAGGACCTCTTGGCTCTGTGAAAGGCGGTCTTCTATAACCCTGAGgttgttttgtttatgaaTTTGTAGGACCGAGAATTTCTATAGTCctctcaaaacgacatgaggcacggtgcacttgcgtgAACGGCTGCATTAGAAGAGGCGCGAACGGTCGAGGAAGCGGTTGGAGTCGacgtgggaccgtcgcgaactgcagcgaagaatggtgctagcaagggtcctacCTGCTCGTCCATCCTAACTGCTTTGCTCCACCGagcgagcgcagccgcctaatcaactgcatcgtgctcaGTGTCGtgttgaccctactatattttGCATCGTACCGTCCGGACCAACTTGAGAAAACTCCTTTTTCCgctaatttttagaaaacagTCGCATATTTTTCCAGCGGAGTAGCCTTTTCACCACGTGGCACAAAAACCATCAAAAGAACGATTACTTTTCTTGTCCGTTCGAAGATTACCTTCGAAAGATCGTAAACTATTTTATTGCTGTTCATTACAATCTCATTTGCGTGTTAGGACCATCTGGTATATATGTAGTTGTTCGAACCATGATATGAAAACGATTTGAGCTATAGATAGATAGACTTTTTGTTTAATCACAGCGGCAAACTGATAATTTTGAATGAAGTTCTCATAAATGTGGGATTCCTTCAGTAAGTGAACATAAATTTTGCAGAGTCGATTCGATGGCGTTCTAGGATTGGGATTCACATCACTGGCTCTGACTGAGACCATCCAACCATTTGTGCGTGCACATCGGCTTGGTCTCGTTGAGCCTATTTTTACCGTGCACATGAGGCAAGTAGGAGGTGAGGCAAGCCATCTTTCTCATacctttctttaaaaaatatccactAAACACAGAATTTGTTTGAATTCGTAACTAGTTGTTATCTGGGTACCTATCTGCGATTGCCTAATGCACCTTTAGATCGacacatttaaaggcatcaccccacgaatctgaggtggtgcagatttcaggtggagtactcgtatatgagatgggagactatggagaggggagtgattccgtcaatttcttcctaattgccgtaaaaaacggcctggaagatgcggcgccgcacaaggctggcgcgctccagtccaactccttgtagaaaatagtgcgcgtgaagccgtatcttccgttttttacggcaattaggaagaaatggacggaatcgcccccctctccgtagtcccccttcccgtatacgaatactccacctgaaatccgtaccacctcagattcgtggagtgatgcctttaaaccaatGCTGCTCATCGTCTCCCTTTGCTGTTTTTGTTGCAAAGAGTTTTCAACATTTACGGTACTGCTGCTCAGGAAAAAATCACCaacgtctttcttttttcttcttgaagtaTATGAATATGAGAGTAGTGCAAATTCGTAGTTGATAATCCGCAAAAAGCTGTTTCTACCGGTTGAAGAAGTACTTTTTCCAGAGAGAATTGATTGCGAACATTAAGACATCTTgcaaatgtgatttttttcaatctcgTAAATCGGAGTCTGGTGCATTATCTCATAAGAGATTGTtaaaaagctcaaaaaaatatggaagagGATTTTAGAAAACAAAGGAGAGCATGTTTTaagacaaaaattttcagaaaatctcaatttttaaaattgaaggaGACGTAGAATATTCTATCATTTATGTGACCTAGTCCTAGTAGTGCTATGgaaatcttcgaaaaatcCACAGTGAAGAATTACAATAAATATCGTACTACCTTCAATCGCAATACAATGTATATGTAAgttatacaatatatatatatatatatatatatatatatatatatatatatatatatatatatatataaacaggCCGTAAGATCCAGAATCAGTAAAAATGAAGAGCAGCACTGTCGTGTAAAGTAAGATAATCTTCACCAGTGTGGTACAACTTCTTGCcaatttcctcaaatttctgTCTACTTTTTCAACTTTAGTTTAAAACGCTCACTGTATATTCTATaactcattaaaggcatcactccacgaatctgaggtagtacggatttcaggtggagtattcgtatgggatagtagaaaaagtatgaatacgacttcgagcgttctagCGTGCTATTTtacacaaggagttcgactggagcgcgccagttttgtgcggcgtcgcatctttcgggccgttttttacggcaattaggaagaaatggacggaattacctccCACTCCgtagtctctcatcccgtatacgaatactccacctgaaatctgtgccacctcagattcgtggggtgatgcctttaaatgtacAATTCCGAACACATGATCCTTTCACTTTTACTTCAAAGATGTCAATCTATGCTgtgcgttttgtttttttttgcgttgatGAATTTTGAACTTCGAAGAGTAAAGTGGTACTTCTCCTTAACATTTCCTATTGTTTTCGTTGCCTTCTCTTTCGAATGTAGCATTTCTGAAATTCATTTCGATGGTTCTTCTGTTTAGTAGCCGACAATGTTTATGGTGGTGCCTTCACATGGGGTGGCATCGACACTGAAAACTGTGGCAATTTAATAGCTTACCAAGAGGTATCACTAGTCTGGTTCTGGCAGTTCAGGGTGAGGGATgtacctttttttgaaaataatgccTCGAATTTTGTAACCAACAGATTTTAGCTGAGGAATGTTTCTGTCGGAAGTTACGTCTCAAACACTGGCTGGGACGTTGCGTTGGATACAGCATCAGCTTTTATCGGTGCACCACATAGTGTGGTTAAGGGAATAGCAAAGGCGCTCGATGCAGAGGTGATGTAGTGTTTGTATTCATATCAAATTCTGCATCACTCTAGTTCTTATTTGCAAGTTGTTTGTCAGTTGTTGATTCTCAACTAACAGCTAAACTCACTACTGCAGTGCACAACGAAAAAACATGTTCACCTCCATTTAACTTAAGATTTTGCCATATGAGATTTTGCAAGATTTTGCCATATGTGGGCTGCTAATTCGTGTAACTGCAAGTTCAGCGTCTTAGAAAACCTTAAAGTGTAACTGCTGCTCAACACCTTGTTTCGGTATTacagcataattttttttggaggtgacctctttctttttggaagTGAGAAAATACGTTTACAAATTTCATGTCTCAGCCGGTGGCATATTTTCATGTTTACTTGGCTTCgtgttctatttttatctgctttttaattttattgtccCTCATATAAAAAGGACCGAAACTGAATTCCCAttgattatgagaaaaaattaaacaattcAAACGAATTGGAGTGGATAACGACGAggctgggaaaaaaaaaacggagttcCGTGTGCAGCCAACAACTTCGTAGATGTAATAAGTGATTAggattttaaaacattttgtgATCATCCAAACCTTCTAGCGGAAAGTGGTACGCGTGTCGTCATACGAGCAACTCCTAATTCCACTAACAGTGCGAGGcttatttgcagaaaaaaaagactaacaCTGCGTTCATAATCACTCTAGTACTGAGTTCTAGTCTGAGT is part of the Necator americanus strain Aroian chromosome V, whole genome shotgun sequence genome and encodes:
- a CDS encoding hypothetical protein (NECATOR_CHRV.G20012.T2), giving the protein MLTPLFLLTLVSLTMGYVYKMPLVRVEPQRIQMMREGKWAMALEQMNAERLMRKASAGAVYNQSLTGYHDVEYIGNITIGTPEKIFQVLLETGTADFWVPDASCAPPPRIKGCDESECDAGATCKIFCPKVELCCGGPGGMLAERKYTCTGKNVYDPTKSATYVKMEGSWLFEYNNGFVQGLYANDTVRFGTEGEHRLTVPGTGFGRAVRISKYLMNSRFDGVLGLGFTSLALTETIQPFVRAHRLGLVEPIFTVHMRQVGVADNVYGGAFTWGGIDTENCGNLIAYQEVSLVWFWQFRLRNVSVGSYVSNTGWDVALDTASAFIGAPHSVVKGIAKALDAEYSPEEDAYFVDCDGYPKLQFGIGPSWIFGAPFMRQYCTIFDMKMFRIGFANSLQEE
- a CDS encoding hypothetical protein (NECATOR_CHRV.G20012.T1), translating into MLTPLFLLTLVSLTMGYVYKMPLVRVEPQRIQMMREGKWAMALEQMNAERLMRKASAGAVYNQSLTGYHDVEYIGNITIGTPEKIFQVLLETGTADFWVPDASCAPPPRIKGCDESECDAGATCKIFCPKVELCCGGPGGMLAERKYTCTGKNVYDPTKSATYVKMEGSWLFEYNNGFVQGLYANDTVRFGTEGEHRLTVPGTGFGRAVRISKYLMNSRFDGVLGLGFTSLALTETIQPFVRAHRLGLVEPIFTVHMRQVGVADNVYGGAFTWGGIDTENCGNLIAYQEVSLVWFWQFRLRNVSVGSYVSNTGWDVALDTASAFIGAPHSVVKGIAKALDAEYSPEEDAYFVDCDGYPKLQFGIGENIYTVKGDNFKLTLEEYKCILPIYAMDSVFLGPSWIFGAPFMRQYCTIFDMKMFRIGFANSLQEE